Proteins encoded within one genomic window of Oncorhynchus mykiss isolate Arlee chromosome 27, USDA_OmykA_1.1, whole genome shotgun sequence:
- the hepacama gene encoding hepatic and glial cell adhesion molecule a isoform X2 yields the protein MKEERRTTSSKEDTAIPSQFSLFGLLLLFQAVRVAGVNITSQAHLVRGTLGGEAFLSVSYTSTSSDQPVIKWQLKRDKQQPITVVQSLGTSIIGNLRPEYRDRIMVFENGTLLLHNLQLSDEGAYEVEISITDDAFTAERNINLTVDVPVSRPYVQMIASSVLELSELFTLHCSHGDGTKPTYGWLKGGKVLTNDSRLLLSHDQKYLTIARVLMSDDDIYSCTVDNPISSMRSVPVKLTVYRRSSLYIILTTGGIFLLITLVTVCACWKPSKKKKRRAAMAAMLQRSPVYVERSDISHGVDVVPKTIAHGTHGRRSPMALYVVNEDESLEGEDDCSANSISPSDLAPSGYPSPLPPSSHSPEAPTRPVRKYPRTPVPSPPATPLKPSAQPPVMPSAPPPGSPPHVQSSGRKPRPPVGIPTNQQTEGPPATSEADDRD from the exons atgaaggaggagaggaggacgactTCCTCGAAAGAAGACACAGCCATTCCTTCGCAATTTTCACTCTTCGGCCTCCTCCTACTTTTCCAGGCAG TCAGAGTGGCCGGCGTCAACATCACCAGTCAGGCTCATCTGGTCCGAGGCACGTTGGGTGGAGAGGCCTTCCTCTCTGTCAGCTACACCAGCACCAGCTCCGACCAACCAGTCATCAAGTGGCAGCTGAAGAGGGACAAGCAGCAGCCCATCACCGTAGTCCAGTCACTAGGCACCAGCATCATCGGGAACCTGCGGCCCGAGTACAGGGACCGCATCATGGTGTTTGAAAACGGCACCTTGCTCCTCCACAACCTGCAGCTGTCTGACGAGGGGGCCTATGAAGTGGAGATCTCCATAACCGACGATGCCTTCACTGCGGAGCGCAACATCAACCTCACCGTAGATG TACCTGTGTCCAGACCCTACGTCCAAATGATAGCCTCCTCGGTGCTGGAGTTGAGTGAACTCTTCACCTTACACTGTTCCCACGGTGATGGCACCAAGCCCACCTATGGCTGGCTGAAAGGGGGAAAGGTGCTGACCAACGACTCGCGCCTGCTCCTGTCACATGACCAGAAGTATCTGACCATCGCCCGGGTGCTGATGTCAGACGATGACATCTACAGCTGTACGGTGGATAACCCAATCAGTAGCATGAGGAGTGTGCCTGTCAAACTCACCGTCTACA GACGGAGTTCCCTGTATATCATTCTTACCACCGGGGGCATTTTCCTCCTCATCACCCTGGTGACAGTGTGCGCCTGCTGGAAGCCCTCTAAAAA GAAGAAGCGGCGGGCTGCCATGGCAGCCATGTTGCAGAGATCTCCGGTATATGTAGAGAGGAGTGACATCAGTCACGGGg TTGATGTGGTGCCAAAAACAATAGCCCATGGAACCCATGGCCGTAGGAGCCCTATGGCTCTTTATGTTGTCAATGAAGAT GAGAGTCTTGAAGGTGAGGATGATTGTTCAGCCAACTCCATCAGCCCCTCAGACCTCGCCCCTTCTGGTTACCCCAGCCCCCTCCCACCATCCTCCCACTCACCCGAAGCACCCACCCGGCCCGTTCGCAAATACCCTCGTACCCCTGTGCCCTCACCCCCTGCCACCCCACTCAAGCCCTCTGCTCAGCCACCTGTCATGCCCTCAGCTCCACCCCCTGGATCACCTCCACATGTCCAGAGCTCAGGGCGTAAACCCCGCCCTCCTGTGGGCATCCCCACCAATCAACAGACAGAGGGGCCCCCGGCTACCTCAGAGGCAGACGACCGGGATTAA
- the LOC110507374 gene encoding neurogranin yields the protein MDCHIEECSQPQEEEDIMDIPLDDPEANKAAAKIQAGFRGHMTRKKIKPSDKPEGEGEDEEVSSSGEALNGNQGDTVSGGSEGVERDDTSVPKQ from the exons ATGGACTGCCACATT GAAGAATGCAGCCAAccccaggaggaggaggacatcaTGGACATACCTCTGGATGACCCCGAGGCCAACAAGGCAGCTGCCAAGATCCAGGCTGGCTTCCGTGGTCACATGACCAGGAAGAAGATTAAGCCTTCTGACAAGcctgagggggagggggaggatgaggaagtgagCAGCAGTGGCGAGGCCCTCAACGGAAACCAGGGGGACACAG TATCAGGAGGAtcagagggagtagagagagatgaCACATCTGTGCCGAAACAGTGA
- the hepacama gene encoding hepatic and glial cell adhesion molecule a isoform X1 has translation MQAAEPSLAVLCILTDVPGVDKSCSLGGRGTQRCTQDEGGEEDDFLERRHSHSFAIFTLRPPPTFPVRVAGVNITSQAHLVRGTLGGEAFLSVSYTSTSSDQPVIKWQLKRDKQQPITVVQSLGTSIIGNLRPEYRDRIMVFENGTLLLHNLQLSDEGAYEVEISITDDAFTAERNINLTVDVPVSRPYVQMIASSVLELSELFTLHCSHGDGTKPTYGWLKGGKVLTNDSRLLLSHDQKYLTIARVLMSDDDIYSCTVDNPISSMRSVPVKLTVYRRSSLYIILTTGGIFLLITLVTVCACWKPSKKKKRRAAMAAMLQRSPVYVERSDISHGVDVVPKTIAHGTHGRRSPMALYVVNEDESLEGEDDCSANSISPSDLAPSGYPSPLPPSSHSPEAPTRPVRKYPRTPVPSPPATPLKPSAQPPVMPSAPPPGSPPHVQSSGRKPRPPVGIPTNQQTEGPPATSEADDRD, from the exons ATGCAGGCAGCTGAGCCCAGTCTTGCAGTCTTGTGCATTCTCACGGACGTGCCTGGAGTGGACAAATCATGCTCATTGGGTGGGAGAGGGACTCAGCGCTGTACCCaagatgaaggaggagaggaggacgactTCCTCGAAAGAAGACACAGCCATTCCTTCGCAATTTTCACTCTTCGGCCTCCTCCTACTTTTCCAG TCAGAGTGGCCGGCGTCAACATCACCAGTCAGGCTCATCTGGTCCGAGGCACGTTGGGTGGAGAGGCCTTCCTCTCTGTCAGCTACACCAGCACCAGCTCCGACCAACCAGTCATCAAGTGGCAGCTGAAGAGGGACAAGCAGCAGCCCATCACCGTAGTCCAGTCACTAGGCACCAGCATCATCGGGAACCTGCGGCCCGAGTACAGGGACCGCATCATGGTGTTTGAAAACGGCACCTTGCTCCTCCACAACCTGCAGCTGTCTGACGAGGGGGCCTATGAAGTGGAGATCTCCATAACCGACGATGCCTTCACTGCGGAGCGCAACATCAACCTCACCGTAGATG TACCTGTGTCCAGACCCTACGTCCAAATGATAGCCTCCTCGGTGCTGGAGTTGAGTGAACTCTTCACCTTACACTGTTCCCACGGTGATGGCACCAAGCCCACCTATGGCTGGCTGAAAGGGGGAAAGGTGCTGACCAACGACTCGCGCCTGCTCCTGTCACATGACCAGAAGTATCTGACCATCGCCCGGGTGCTGATGTCAGACGATGACATCTACAGCTGTACGGTGGATAACCCAATCAGTAGCATGAGGAGTGTGCCTGTCAAACTCACCGTCTACA GACGGAGTTCCCTGTATATCATTCTTACCACCGGGGGCATTTTCCTCCTCATCACCCTGGTGACAGTGTGCGCCTGCTGGAAGCCCTCTAAAAA GAAGAAGCGGCGGGCTGCCATGGCAGCCATGTTGCAGAGATCTCCGGTATATGTAGAGAGGAGTGACATCAGTCACGGGg TTGATGTGGTGCCAAAAACAATAGCCCATGGAACCCATGGCCGTAGGAGCCCTATGGCTCTTTATGTTGTCAATGAAGAT GAGAGTCTTGAAGGTGAGGATGATTGTTCAGCCAACTCCATCAGCCCCTCAGACCTCGCCCCTTCTGGTTACCCCAGCCCCCTCCCACCATCCTCCCACTCACCCGAAGCACCCACCCGGCCCGTTCGCAAATACCCTCGTACCCCTGTGCCCTCACCCCCTGCCACCCCACTCAAGCCCTCTGCTCAGCCACCTGTCATGCCCTCAGCTCCACCCCCTGGATCACCTCCACATGTCCAGAGCTCAGGGCGTAAACCCCGCCCTCCTGTGGGCATCCCCACCAATCAACAGACAGAGGGGCCCCCGGCTACCTCAGAGGCAGACGACCGGGATTAA